In one Mucilaginibacter ginsenosidivorax genomic region, the following are encoded:
- a CDS encoding NUDIX hydrolase: MAQKYRIYINEKVILLTESEPHGKENYEKLDAEAFDLKIIYTWILANPKKLFYIKCNNVKEFLKSVKKSITVIEAAGGLVKNTAGNYLFIYRNDKWDLPKGKIEKDEKVKEAAVREVEEECGIKVSRLNEKICKTYHVYINRGEIVLKKTHWFKMDCKGKEKLKPQKEEGITDVRWFEKEHIEPIIDNTFPSILDVLHKEKLATNKLMPLKG; encoded by the coding sequence ATGGCTCAAAAATACAGAATTTATATTAACGAAAAGGTGATCCTGCTAACTGAATCAGAACCTCATGGAAAAGAAAATTACGAAAAGCTTGATGCAGAGGCCTTTGATCTTAAAATAATTTACACCTGGATACTGGCCAACCCCAAAAAACTGTTCTACATCAAATGTAATAATGTTAAGGAATTTTTAAAATCTGTTAAAAAAAGCATTACCGTTATTGAGGCTGCAGGTGGCCTGGTTAAGAATACTGCGGGCAACTATTTATTTATTTACCGCAACGATAAATGGGATTTGCCTAAAGGGAAAATAGAAAAAGACGAGAAAGTTAAAGAAGCCGCCGTGCGCGAGGTAGAAGAGGAGTGTGGTATTAAAGTAAGCAGGCTTAACGAGAAAATTTGCAAAACTTACCACGTATATATAAACCGCGGAGAAATAGTGCTCAAAAAAACGCACTGGTTTAAAATGGATTGCAAAGGTAAAGAGAAACTAAAGCCCCAAAAAGAAGAAGGAATTACAGATGTACGCTGGTTTGAAAAAGAACATATCGAGCCTATTATTGACAATACTTTTCCATCTATATTAGATGTGCTGCACAAAGAAAAACTGGCTACAAATAAGCTAATGCCTCTGAAGGGATAA
- a CDS encoding N-formylglutamate amidohydrolase: MAKKTILHIPHSSTEIPDLTGYLVSNNELEKEKLLLTDWYTDDLFSLPDSVRVIANFSRVFCDVERFANDEDEVMAGVGMGVTYTATDDGNRLREVSSELKAKILRDYYNPHHLKLNAAVAEELSTSGEALIIDCHSFSNEPFKRDINQDTPRPDFCIGIDDYHTPRRLYKLAAIGLKMLGYNVKLNTPYSGSIVPTKFYRKNKRVLSIMIEVNRDLYLIPGTNLKSEGYDKLKSNIQGLLKFISSNYDNK, translated from the coding sequence ATGGCAAAAAAAACGATTCTCCATATCCCTCATTCATCTACTGAAATTCCTGATTTAACTGGCTACTTAGTGAGTAATAACGAGTTGGAAAAGGAGAAATTACTATTAACAGACTGGTACACTGATGACCTTTTTTCTTTACCGGATTCAGTAAGGGTTATCGCTAATTTCAGCAGGGTATTTTGTGATGTGGAAAGGTTTGCTAATGATGAAGATGAAGTGATGGCGGGTGTGGGAATGGGCGTTACGTACACTGCTACCGATGACGGCAATCGACTTCGGGAAGTATCATCTGAGTTGAAAGCTAAGATATTGAGGGATTATTACAACCCACATCATTTAAAACTAAACGCCGCCGTAGCCGAAGAACTTTCAACCAGTGGCGAAGCCCTAATAATTGATTGCCATTCGTTCAGCAATGAGCCATTTAAACGGGATATAAACCAAGATACGCCCCGCCCTGACTTCTGCATTGGCATAGATGATTATCATACACCACGGAGGTTGTATAAGCTTGCAGCCATCGGTTTAAAGATGCTTGGCTATAATGTAAAATTAAATACTCCTTATTCCGGCTCAATCGTACCAACAAAGTTTTATCGTAAGAATAAAAGAGTGCTGTCAATCATGATTGAAGTTAACAGGGATTTATACCTTATCCCCGGCACCAACTTAAAAAGTGAGGGATACGATAAGTTGAAATCAAATATCCAAGGGTTACTAAAATTCATTAGTAGTAACTATGATAATAAATAG
- the coaD gene encoding pantetheine-phosphate adenylyltransferase: MKIALFPGSFDPVTKAHVDIVKRSVGLFDKLYIGVGANSSKQGLLSIETREQMLRAVFKHDDRIHIVAYEGLTVNFCKSIGATYMIRGIRTVSDFEYEKAIAQMNHALMPDIESIFIVSKPGYSSISSTIVREIMRHHGDVAQFIPSEALAYL, from the coding sequence ATGAAGATCGCCCTTTTCCCAGGTTCGTTTGATCCGGTTACCAAAGCACATGTAGATATCGTGAAACGCTCCGTTGGCCTGTTTGATAAGCTTTATATAGGCGTGGGTGCCAACAGCAGCAAACAAGGATTATTGAGTATTGAAACCCGGGAGCAAATGTTGCGCGCTGTTTTTAAACATGACGACCGGATACACATCGTAGCTTATGAGGGCCTTACCGTAAATTTTTGCAAAAGCATCGGGGCCACCTACATGATCAGGGGTATCCGTACGGTGTCTGATTTTGAGTACGAAAAAGCAATAGCCCAGATGAATCACGCTTTAATGCCCGATATCGAAAGCATATTTATTGTAAGTAAACCCGGCTACTCATCTATCAGTTCAACCATCGTACGCGAAATTATGCGCCACCATGGCGATGTGGCCCAGTTTATCCCTTCAGAGGCATTAGCTTATTTGTAG
- a CDS encoding SPFH domain-containing protein, whose protein sequence is MALIDVVKYNGNHTDFVWKFPTEDLRFGSQLIVNNAQSAFFVKNGQVLDEFTEGRYTLKSGNIPLLNRLINLPFGGNSPFAAEVWYVNRITKLDNRWGTVQSINLEDPLYNIVVPVRAFGQYGFRIVDTRAFLTTIVGTAKLFNSLQITEYFTGKVLSSITTALSKAIVKDKISLLQVGAYQDVLSEYCEKEINKEFIKYGIEIVNFFFVSINIPDTDPSFIKLKEAKEFAMRINVIGKDMYQMDRTFDVLEITAGNEGAGSFTSAGLGLGAGLGMGGVFKNQFSGLSGVLSDPQAVPPTPVSNPIYFVIDGKQSDPYNPEMIPDLISNNKVTENTLTWMKGLSGWLPAKDIDTLKGLFEHTPPPIPGA, encoded by the coding sequence ATGGCGTTAATAGATGTAGTTAAGTATAATGGTAACCATACTGATTTTGTATGGAAGTTCCCTACCGAAGATTTGAGGTTTGGTTCTCAATTAATAGTAAATAATGCCCAAAGTGCATTCTTTGTTAAGAACGGTCAAGTTTTGGATGAGTTTACAGAAGGGCGGTACACGCTAAAGTCCGGCAATATTCCCCTGCTGAACAGACTGATAAATCTGCCGTTTGGGGGTAACTCTCCTTTTGCTGCCGAGGTATGGTACGTAAACAGAATTACCAAGTTAGATAACCGTTGGGGTACTGTCCAGTCTATCAACCTCGAAGACCCTTTATACAACATCGTTGTACCGGTAAGAGCGTTCGGTCAATATGGATTCAGGATAGTTGATACAAGGGCATTCCTTACTACCATAGTCGGTACAGCTAAACTGTTTAACTCTTTGCAAATCACGGAGTATTTTACTGGCAAGGTACTTAGTTCAATTACGACAGCTTTATCAAAAGCTATAGTAAAAGATAAGATTTCGTTGTTACAAGTCGGGGCTTATCAAGACGTGCTATCTGAATATTGCGAAAAGGAAATCAACAAGGAGTTTATTAAGTATGGGATAGAAATAGTAAACTTCTTCTTTGTAAGCATCAACATCCCGGATACTGACCCTTCGTTTATAAAACTGAAAGAAGCTAAGGAGTTTGCAATGCGTATCAATGTTATCGGCAAAGACATGTATCAGATGGATAGAACGTTTGACGTGTTGGAAATTACAGCCGGTAACGAAGGTGCAGGAAGTTTTACCAGTGCTGGCTTAGGGTTAGGTGCTGGTTTAGGCATGGGTGGTGTATTCAAAAATCAGTTTTCAGGATTGAGCGGCGTTTTAAGCGACCCGCAAGCTGTACCACCCACGCCGGTAAGCAATCCGATATATTTCGTGATAGACGGTAAGCAGAGTGACCCGTATAACCCGGAAATGATACCCGACCTGATTAGCAATAACAAGGTCACCGAAAATACACTTACATGGATGAAGGGTTTATCAGGTTGGTTACCCGCCAAAGATATTGATACCCTAAAAGGATTGTTTGAACATACACCACCCCCTATACCCGGAGCATGA
- a CDS encoding DeoR/GlpR family DNA-binding transcription regulator: protein MNFQKRKQKILDQLNSTGEVDIKELAATLAISEITARRDLNQLAADGLLYRTHGGAMKIDPLAKPLDFVNKAAQNSSVKDSICRKAAEYIHDGDIIFMDCGSTVFRLCQFIKNKKIKVITNSLPVIYELQNCQVSLNIIGGEFDSKRQAVHGKAANEHIARYRAGKAFLGVDGISPNGLFANSELEAEITSAYINQSAFTYILCDAGKINNQTYLKFADINQVDAIITNADDKKLNLFAETALTVIKVE from the coding sequence ATGAACTTTCAAAAAAGAAAACAAAAAATACTCGATCAACTAAACAGCACCGGCGAAGTTGATATCAAAGAATTGGCAGCAACACTGGCTATCTCGGAAATAACTGCCCGGCGCGATTTAAACCAGCTTGCCGCCGACGGTTTACTTTACCGTACCCATGGCGGCGCCATGAAAATTGACCCTTTGGCAAAACCGCTGGATTTTGTAAATAAAGCCGCTCAGAATTCAAGTGTTAAAGACAGCATTTGCCGTAAAGCTGCTGAATATATCCACGACGGGGATATTATTTTTATGGACTGCGGCAGTACCGTTTTTAGGCTGTGCCAGTTTATAAAAAATAAAAAAATAAAGGTTATAACCAACTCGTTGCCTGTAATTTATGAATTGCAGAACTGCCAGGTGTCCCTGAATATAATAGGCGGAGAATTTGACAGTAAAAGACAGGCTGTACACGGTAAAGCAGCAAATGAACATATTGCCAGGTACAGGGCCGGAAAGGCGTTTTTAGGTGTTGACGGGATATCCCCAAACGGTTTATTTGCAAACAGCGAACTTGAAGCAGAAATAACATCGGCTTATATCAACCAAAGTGCCTTTACCTATATCTTATGCGATGCCGGTAAAATAAACAACCAGACCTATTTGAAATTTGCCGATATAAACCAGGTTGACGCTATAATTACCAATGCAGATGACAAAAAACTAAACCTTTTTGCAGAAACTGCTTTGACTGTTATTAAGGTGGAATAG
- a CDS encoding DUF262 domain-containing protein: MDAGKRTINDIFNGNRILEIPFFQRAYVWGEAQWERLLEDLAHVSKFNKPYFLGSVILKQQPTSTGNGSGDLRTVIDGQQRLTTLNLFFKVLCLKNEQGHLFDRIFRLMSTNKLAILHNHNDIAAFEKILSLNELAEVTETDNISKAYNYFKDNIDTESYDVQNILSRVLFVGIDLDVNEDEQQIFDTINSLGVRLTTAELLKNYFFNREDLQNYKEFWLDIFEKDEEQREYWDREITTGRLKRTFIDLFFYAYLQIKIQEPELDIKSEEKTEYAKVDALFESYKKLIKDYKLDKKKILEEIRDYAKVFSENFDYDVVDSELTSDFGIERINSIIFGLETTTLIPYALYVLKNVTSVSHQDELFEIIECYLMRRMVVHATTKNYNQLFSERLISNKVLSKDDFIGYINRNPDNVNFFPNDKALKVGFDTAYLVNKQAAGILYLIESKIRNRSRHATKLLGISKYSLEHLMPKKWENNWGRISNKELRDERNRKLYTLGNLAIITQSLNASIRDSNWKAKKKGKSDKPGLVHYSAGIETLAPYLELDEWNESEIEKRAKFLYNKAVKIWKYDDKA, translated from the coding sequence ATGGATGCGGGAAAAAGAACAATTAACGACATTTTTAATGGTAACAGAATTTTAGAAATCCCCTTTTTTCAAAGGGCTTACGTTTGGGGTGAAGCCCAATGGGAACGCCTTTTAGAGGATTTGGCTCACGTAAGCAAATTTAACAAACCCTACTTCTTAGGCTCGGTTATTCTTAAACAGCAACCGACCAGTACCGGCAACGGCTCCGGGGATTTAAGAACGGTAATTGATGGTCAACAAAGGTTAACAACCCTTAATCTTTTCTTTAAGGTTCTATGTTTAAAAAACGAGCAGGGTCATCTCTTTGACCGAATCTTCCGGCTAATGAGTACCAATAAATTAGCTATTCTTCACAATCATAATGATATAGCTGCCTTTGAAAAAATACTTAGTCTGAATGAATTAGCAGAGGTAACGGAAACGGACAATATCAGTAAGGCTTATAACTATTTTAAAGACAACATCGATACTGAAAGCTACGATGTTCAAAATATACTTTCAAGGGTTTTGTTTGTAGGGATTGACCTCGACGTAAACGAAGATGAGCAACAAATTTTCGACACTATAAATTCTCTCGGTGTAAGATTGACTACAGCAGAGTTACTAAAAAATTATTTTTTCAACCGTGAAGATTTGCAGAACTACAAAGAATTTTGGTTGGATATTTTTGAAAAGGATGAAGAGCAAAGAGAATATTGGGACAGGGAGATAACTACCGGGAGATTAAAGCGAACCTTTATCGACCTGTTTTTTTACGCCTATTTACAGATTAAGATACAAGAACCTGAGTTAGATATTAAGTCAGAAGAGAAAACCGAATACGCTAAGGTTGATGCACTCTTTGAATCCTATAAAAAGCTGATAAAGGATTACAAGCTGGATAAGAAGAAAATTTTAGAAGAAATCAGGGACTACGCAAAAGTCTTTAGCGAAAACTTTGATTACGATGTTGTAGATAGTGAACTTACTTCTGACTTTGGCATTGAAAGAATCAATTCAATTATTTTCGGGCTGGAAACTACAACCCTTATCCCGTACGCTCTTTACGTACTTAAAAACGTAACCAGCGTTAGCCATCAGGATGAATTATTTGAGATTATAGAATGCTACCTGATGCGCCGGATGGTGGTTCATGCCACAACTAAGAATTACAACCAGTTGTTTAGTGAGAGATTAATATCAAATAAGGTATTATCAAAGGATGACTTCATAGGATACATCAACAGAAATCCTGACAACGTAAACTTCTTCCCAAATGATAAGGCATTGAAAGTAGGGTTTGATACTGCCTACTTAGTTAACAAGCAAGCTGCCGGAATACTGTATCTTATCGAATCTAAGATACGTAACCGAAGCAGACATGCCACAAAGCTTTTGGGTATAAGTAAGTATAGCCTTGAACACCTAATGCCTAAAAAATGGGAGAATAATTGGGGCAGAATCAGTAACAAGGAGTTGAGGGATGAAAGAAACCGGAAGCTATACACCTTGGGAAACTTAGCTATAATTACACAGTCATTAAACGCATCAATCAGGGATTCAAATTGGAAAGCCAAGAAAAAAGGTAAATCTGACAAACCCGGTTTAGTTCATTATTCTGCGGGTATAGAAACGTTAGCACCTTACCTTGAACTTGATGAGTGGAACGAATCAGAAATTGAAAAGAGAGCCAAATTTCTGTATAATAAAGCGGTGAAAATTTGGAAGTACGATGATAAGGCATAG
- a CDS encoding ABC-F family ATP-binding cassette domain-containing protein: MITVSNLSLRYGKRTLFEDVNLKFSQGNCYGIIGANGAGKSTFLKILSGDIDPTSGSVSFTPGERMAVLSQNHYAFDEFTVLETVMMGHKEMYAVMKEKDAIYLKEDFTDADGERAGELENLFAEMDGWNAESNAATLLSNLGIKEEFHYNLVKDLDNTQKVRVLLAQALFGKPDILLLDEPTNDLDIHTVSWLEDFLASYEAIVLVVSHDRHFLDTVCTHVVDIDFAKMTIYTGNYTFWYESSQLALKQRSDQNKKTEERVKELQEFIRRFSANASKSKQATSRKKALDKINIDEIQPSNRKYPGIIFNNLGREAGDQILQVENLKKSLNGELLFNNISFTVNKGDKIAILSQNSLATTALYNVLTGRDTDFKGTFKWGITINPADIPIDNAEYFKGKDDNLIDWLREYSPGEKDDQFIRGFLGRMLFSGEEVLKKSNVLSGGEKMRCMFSRMMLQQANLLMFDEPTNHLDLESITALNNGMKDFRGTILFTSRDHELVETVANRIIELTPGGYIDKLMTYDEYINSPVVQKQREELYAAV; this comes from the coding sequence ATGATCACGGTATCCAATCTATCTTTACGTTACGGTAAACGTACTTTATTTGAAGACGTTAATCTTAAATTTTCTCAAGGCAATTGCTACGGCATTATTGGCGCCAACGGTGCCGGTAAATCAACATTTTTAAAAATTCTTTCAGGAGATATCGACCCAACCAGTGGTTCGGTGAGTTTTACCCCCGGCGAACGGATGGCGGTATTAAGTCAAAACCACTATGCTTTTGATGAGTTTACAGTACTTGAAACCGTAATGATGGGCCACAAGGAAATGTATGCTGTAATGAAAGAAAAAGACGCCATTTACCTGAAAGAAGATTTTACGGATGCCGATGGCGAACGCGCCGGCGAGCTGGAAAATCTGTTTGCCGAAATGGATGGATGGAATGCCGAAAGTAATGCCGCTACCCTTTTAAGTAACCTTGGCATAAAAGAGGAATTTCATTACAACCTGGTAAAAGATCTGGACAATACGCAAAAAGTACGCGTGTTACTGGCACAGGCCCTTTTTGGCAAGCCCGACATTCTGTTGCTGGATGAGCCTACCAACGATCTGGACATTCATACAGTGAGCTGGCTGGAAGACTTTTTAGCTTCATATGAGGCCATTGTTTTGGTTGTATCGCACGACAGGCACTTCCTGGATACTGTGTGTACCCACGTGGTAGATATCGACTTTGCCAAAATGACCATTTATACCGGTAACTATACCTTCTGGTACGAATCGAGCCAGCTTGCGCTGAAACAACGTTCTGATCAGAATAAAAAGACGGAAGAGCGGGTTAAGGAATTGCAGGAGTTTATCCGTAGGTTTAGCGCCAACGCCTCAAAATCAAAACAAGCCACCAGCCGTAAAAAAGCTTTGGATAAGATTAATATTGATGAAATTCAACCATCAAACCGTAAATATCCGGGCATCATATTTAATAACCTTGGCCGCGAAGCCGGTGACCAGATATTACAGGTTGAGAACCTGAAGAAATCGCTTAACGGCGAGTTGCTGTTTAACAATATTAGCTTCACCGTTAATAAGGGCGATAAAATTGCCATATTATCACAAAACAGTCTTGCTACAACAGCCTTATACAACGTATTAACCGGCAGGGACACCGATTTTAAAGGTACATTTAAATGGGGTATTACCATAAACCCGGCAGATATCCCTATTGATAACGCCGAATACTTTAAAGGCAAAGATGATAACCTGATTGACTGGCTGCGCGAATATTCGCCGGGCGAAAAGGACGATCAGTTTATCCGCGGCTTCTTAGGCCGGATGCTATTTTCGGGCGAAGAAGTATTAAAGAAAAGCAATGTACTGTCTGGAGGCGAAAAAATGCGCTGCATGTTTAGCCGTATGATGCTGCAACAAGCCAACTTGCTGATGTTTGACGAACCTACTAACCACCTGGACCTGGAATCCATCACAGCGCTTAATAATGGCATGAAAGACTTCAGGGGCACCATCCTATTCACCTCACGTGACCATGAACTGGTAGAAACCGTAGCCAACCGGATCATCGAATTAACACCTGGCGGCTATATTGATAAGCTGATGACTTATGATGAATACATCAATAGCCCGGTAGTGCAAAAACAACGCGAGGAGTTGTACGCGGCAGTTTAA
- a CDS encoding SRPBCC family protein, with protein MTTFTSAISINKPINEVYNYLADFNNHQKLMPDSIQEWVSTTDEASFSIPNMAKLSLKIDNRAENQEIVIKPAAKPPFALELKWSLSPNNDQTDVVFTINAELSMMLKMLASGPLQKLADHETQSLKALLA; from the coding sequence ATGACTACATTTACCAGCGCCATCAGCATAAACAAGCCGATAAACGAGGTTTACAACTACCTGGCGGATTTTAATAATCACCAAAAATTAATGCCGGATAGCATTCAGGAATGGGTATCTACCACCGACGAAGCCAGTTTTAGCATACCCAACATGGCCAAATTATCGTTAAAAATAGATAACCGTGCTGAAAACCAGGAAATTGTAATTAAACCGGCGGCTAAACCACCCTTTGCTTTAGAACTAAAATGGTCGTTATCCCCAAATAACGACCAAACAGATGTTGTTTTTACTATTAATGCAGAGTTAAGCATGATGCTGAAAATGCTTGCTTCCGGGCCCCTGCAAAAATTAGCCGACCATGAAACGCAAAGTTTAAAAGCCTTGTTAGCCTAA
- a CDS encoding DUF4406 domain-containing protein: protein MTPKPLIILIAGPYRSGTNDDPELMSNNLRKMEEMALPIFRAGHIPVIGEWLALPLLKQAGSRHPGDEAYQEISYPVSRRILAKCDAILRIPGESKGADGDVQIALEQGIKVYYNLEDIIAL, encoded by the coding sequence ATGACACCCAAACCTTTAATCATTTTAATTGCAGGCCCCTATCGCTCCGGCACAAACGACGATCCCGAACTAATGTCCAATAATTTGAGAAAAATGGAAGAAATGGCACTTCCTATTTTCAGGGCCGGGCACATTCCGGTAATAGGCGAATGGCTTGCTCTGCCCCTGTTAAAACAAGCCGGCTCAAGGCATCCGGGGGATGAAGCTTACCAGGAAATCTCGTACCCGGTATCACGACGGATACTTGCCAAATGTGATGCCATTTTAAGGATACCCGGCGAATCAAAAGGGGCCGATGGCGATGTACAAATTGCCCTGGAGCAAGGCATTAAGGTTTATTATAATCTGGAAGATATTATCGCGCTTTAA
- a CDS encoding helix-turn-helix domain-containing protein, which translates to MAKQKSDKKKTDLDLYIVARVKEMRLQRNWTQSVLATKLDLSDGFYSEIENPNHRAKFNIAHLIKLGKAFECSPCIFLPKEEL; encoded by the coding sequence ATGGCGAAGCAAAAATCGGATAAGAAGAAAACCGACTTAGACCTGTACATTGTTGCACGTGTCAAAGAAATGCGCCTACAACGAAACTGGACACAATCGGTACTTGCAACTAAGCTTGACCTATCAGATGGTTTTTATTCAGAAATTGAGAACCCCAATCACAGGGCAAAGTTTAATATCGCCCATTTAATTAAATTAGGTAAGGCTTTTGAGTGCAGCCCGTGTATTTTCTTACCTAAAGAAGAACTTTAA
- the pyrE gene encoding orotate phosphoribosyltransferase: MFNNNEIEQQVAEFLLQIKAIKLQPNNPFTWASGWKSPIYCDNRVTLSHPSIRTYIRQQLTVIIQEKFGSVGCIAGVATAGIPQGALVAQEMGLPFIYVRAKAKEHGTGSLIEGDVQTTTGKRVVVIEDLISTGKSSLQAVDALKSAGFEVAGLAAIFSYGFDIATENFKNAGCPFVTLSNYNALIKYAEANQYISEKDVALLAQWRENPSAWGQIASS; this comes from the coding sequence ATGTTTAATAATAATGAGATAGAACAGCAGGTTGCCGAGTTCCTGCTGCAAATTAAAGCAATTAAATTACAACCTAATAATCCTTTTACATGGGCATCTGGATGGAAATCGCCAATTTACTGCGATAATAGGGTAACACTGTCTCATCCGTCAATCCGCACCTATATCAGGCAACAATTAACTGTTATTATCCAGGAAAAATTTGGCAGCGTTGGCTGTATAGCGGGCGTTGCTACAGCTGGCATTCCACAAGGCGCCCTGGTAGCGCAGGAAATGGGCCTGCCATTTATATATGTACGTGCCAAAGCAAAAGAACATGGCACAGGCAGCTTAATTGAGGGCGATGTGCAAACTACCACAGGCAAAAGGGTTGTTGTAATTGAAGATTTGATATCGACCGGAAAAAGCAGTCTTCAGGCAGTTGATGCGTTAAAATCTGCAGGGTTTGAAGTTGCAGGCCTTGCTGCCATTTTTAGCTACGGTTTTGATATAGCTACCGAAAACTTTAAAAATGCGGGCTGCCCTTTTGTAACGCTATCAAACTACAACGCGTTGATAAAATATGCCGAAGCAAACCAATACATTAGCGAGAAAGATGTGGCTTTATTAGCCCAATGGCGCGAAAATCCATCTGCCTGGGGGCAAATTGCATCAAGCTAA
- a CDS encoding PD-(D/E)XK nuclease family protein → MKPNIFDLATKELSQDAFLTWLLSYADPANAAYDSKLNQCAQQLVNELISTHVNNFDGIITTVRAGRQWNNVDVWVEVNNTYFIIIEDKTTTGQHSNQLTRYKEIATDWCLQNNYTSPVCVYIKTGNESLHSLRHVKEAGFSIYNRKHLVKLLNSHPEITNDIFTDFKQRLLRLEAENNQFLTKVLGDWGGVDWQGFFQYIEREMSIVAWNYVNNPAGGFWCAVLNWDYWNDLYPVYVQLEEGKLCFKISTDPEEPVEMPPNVSRGQIRNELHAMLMQKAKDNDVKNIRKPDRFGSGNYMTVAIVDKHNWLGSKDSIINPAEVINTLTLYRSFLKKAIQ, encoded by the coding sequence ATGAAACCTAATATCTTTGACCTTGCTACTAAGGAATTATCACAAGATGCCTTTCTTACTTGGTTACTTAGTTACGCAGACCCCGCCAATGCTGCTTACGATAGCAAGCTAAATCAATGTGCGCAGCAGTTAGTAAACGAATTAATAAGCACCCACGTAAATAATTTTGATGGGATAATAACTACTGTTAGAGCAGGCAGGCAATGGAATAATGTTGACGTATGGGTAGAAGTTAACAACACCTACTTCATTATAATTGAAGATAAGACGACAACAGGGCAGCATTCAAACCAGCTAACACGTTACAAAGAAATTGCTACTGACTGGTGTTTACAAAACAACTACACCTCGCCTGTCTGCGTTTATATAAAGACAGGAAACGAATCGCTTCACAGCCTAAGGCACGTTAAAGAGGCAGGATTCAGCATCTATAATAGGAAGCACTTAGTTAAGTTGCTAAACAGTCACCCTGAAATTACCAACGATATTTTTACCGATTTTAAGCAACGGTTGCTTAGATTGGAAGCCGAAAACAATCAATTTCTTACTAAGGTGCTTGGCGATTGGGGCGGTGTAGATTGGCAGGGATTCTTTCAATACATAGAGAGAGAAATGAGTATAGTTGCATGGAACTATGTAAATAATCCTGCCGGTGGCTTTTGGTGCGCCGTACTGAATTGGGACTACTGGAACGACTTATATCCGGTTTACGTGCAACTTGAAGAAGGTAAGTTATGCTTTAAAATCTCTACTGACCCGGAAGAGCCAGTAGAGATGCCCCCTAACGTTTCAAGGGGGCAAATCAGAAACGAACTACACGCCATGTTGATGCAAAAAGCCAAAGATAACGACGTTAAAAACATAAGAAAACCTGACAGATTCGGCAGCGGTAACTACATGACCGTAGCTATCGTTGATAAACATAACTGGCTTGGTTCAAAAGATTCAATTATCAATCCTGCGGAAGTTATCAATACACTGACCTTGTATAGAAGTTTTCTAAAAAAAGCAATACAGTAA
- the nudK gene encoding GDP-mannose pyrophosphatase NudK, which yields MDKIRILQTEILSKNWYTLNNVTFEAIKQDGSVHLLTREAYDRGNGATILLYNTDLNTVILTRQFRMPTYINGNHDGMLIECCAGLLDENNPEDCIRKETEEETGYKITNVKKVFEAYMSPGSVTEILYFFIAEYTPDMKVSDGGGLDEENENIEVLELPFTQALNMISTGEIKDAKTIMLLQYAQLNNLVS from the coding sequence ATGGATAAAATCAGAATATTACAAACAGAGATTCTCTCCAAGAACTGGTACACACTCAACAATGTAACATTTGAGGCTATTAAACAAGATGGATCTGTACACCTGCTCACCCGTGAAGCCTATGACCGGGGCAACGGCGCAACTATATTACTGTATAATACTGATCTTAACACTGTAATACTTACCCGCCAGTTCAGGATGCCCACCTATATTAATGGCAACCACGACGGGATGCTAATTGAATGCTGCGCGGGGCTGCTGGATGAAAACAACCCGGAAGATTGCATCAGGAAAGAAACTGAAGAAGAAACCGGCTATAAAATAACCAATGTAAAAAAGGTATTTGAGGCTTACATGTCGCCCGGATCGGTAACAGAAATACTATATTTTTTTATTGCCGAATATACGCCCGATATGAAAGTAAGCGATGGTGGTGGCCTGGATGAAGAAAACGAAAATATAGAAGTATTGGAACTCCCATTTACGCAAGCTTTAAACATGATTAGTACCGGCGAAATAAAGGACGCCAAAACAATAATGCTTTTGCAGTACGCTCAACTAAACAACCTGGTATCATGA